The following nucleotide sequence is from Mytilus galloprovincialis chromosome 12, xbMytGall1.hap1.1, whole genome shotgun sequence.
aaatgagttcaaggtcagatgtaCTCTGAAAGACATACACCAAATAGAATTAACCTATCACTTATAGCATTTGAGAAACACTTTATAATGAAAACATTGCAGTAaccaaatgaaccatgaaaattaagtcaaggtcagatgaaaggtcagatgaataaaattgagaatcgcaatggggaatgtgtcaaagagacaacaacccaaccataaaGCAGAAAATAAAAACAGCCGAAAGGCCATCAATTGGTGTTCAACACATCAAGAAAATCTGGCACCCAAAggcaggcttcagctggcccctaaataaaaatgtgtactagtttagtgaaatggacatcatactaaactccaaaacatataaatgaactaaacaaaggccagagtctcctcaagtaggacaggcgcaaaaatgctgcagggttaaacatgtttattgagatctcaaccctcccccttatacctctagccaatgttgaataaacaaacaaatagcaATATGCACAGTCAAACTCAGTTCAAAAGTTCATTAAGGTATTGTACCTTCTGAATTATAATTAAGGCTTTATATGATAGTTTACAACATCGCTTGATAGTAATCCCTATGTCTTACATTTTGTTACTTTCCTTACAAGGGAgacaaaaaatttgaacatgttcttataaaattgagaatggaaatggggaatgtgtcaaagagacaacaacccgaccaaataaaaaacaaaaaacaacagcagagggtcaccaacaggtcttcaatgtagcgagaaattcccgcacccggaggcgtccctcagctggcccctaaacaaatatatactagtccagtgataatgaacgccatactaatttccaaattgtacacaagaaactaaaattaaaataatacaagactaacaaaggccagaggctcctgacttgggacaggcgcaaaaatgcggcggggttaaacatgtttgtgagatctcaaccctccccctatacctctaaccaatgtagaaaagtaaacgcataacaatacgcacattaaaattcagttcaagagaagtccgagtctgatgtcagaagatgtaaccaaagaaaataaacaaaatgacaataatacataaataacaacagactactagcagttaactgacatgccagctccagacttcaattaaactgactgaaagattatgatttcatcatatgaacatcaggcacaatccttcctgcagtgatattgttgtcttttttcgaaactacctctaccgttttttattgggaaaaatgcatattttttattgaaattgggaaatttgtattttttattcttaacacatctccgattttatgctgacctttgctgtctcttttgcactgttttttcatgCATATTTTGGTAGTCAGACATTTTCAAACCTGAAAGGTACTTTTTGGAGGGGGGAAAGAAACCAAAACAATCatggtacttaatgcattgaaaaccacAGGTGTTACAAACACgatgatgattctgatcagaaaactggatctcaaaagtgctttctaatatcaaaataagaacATGAATACGAAAATTACAAACATTACTACTAATGCCATCACTGTtttgggaaaatgtaaaactttttgggaggaattttgAGCCATTTGTTTTggtaattgggaattttctctaggggaaaaggccgaatttcggctgtaatttgaggcaaacaatatcactgtcctgttaggggttaagtatcataccatcataacatatatgagaagaacataacccgtgtcatgccaataactgttagaataaatgtgtttagttccgatgcaaagaccttatcagtgactcaatattaacgccaaaatatgcaatctttaatgacttgacaacagtatcgtaattatatcccttcttaataagtctattcaaaggttttgtaagtttctgaggtgaatactgacacctttgtgctttataaagaatatttccataaaaattggatgtgaaatacctgaacgtattagaagtctgcatgttgagctatatttacgaatgatgtctttataccgatgataaaatttagtaaatgttttgactagtttgtgatatcgaaaaccctggtatttattatgtatttaaattaCTACATActttttaagcttttgatttgcTGTATATACTTTTTTAACCTTTCTTCCATATCTTTATCAAGAGAACAGGTTTTGTACTGCAATATACTGTCTTCAAAGTTTTCAGTTTGCAGGTGTTCTTTGGCTCTTTTTGCAATGTCTATAAAGGTGGTAAACAAGTTATTAAACTCTTTTTCTTGTAATGATGGATAGGCCTTGTGGGAGGTTTTATTTCTACATATTCGTATACGTTCAATATTGTCTCCAATTGTTGTTTCATTATGTTGAGGGTCAGATCCCCAATCTCTTGTTGGTTTGTCTGGAATTAGCATCGAAAAACGTTTATTTCTGGCTATTTTGTACATTAAACTAATCTCAAAATGTTTGAATCCTTCTGTCGGCAAAGTCTGTATAATGGACATTTCTTTTTGAGAAAGGCGATCCTTGAAAGTTTTGTATTTCATAATGGTGCGTTCTATTATTTCTGGAGGTAATGCAGACTGTTCCATATACTCTCTCATTATTCTAGTCAACACATCATCTACTACAAATCTACATCGTGCATATTGAGTCTGGTCTAAAGTTACAGCTGAACCTGACAAAAACAAGAgtaaaactaaattaattcctttCCTGTACTTATACAGTAGATAATTACTGTGACTTGACTGTGAGCCTTAATTCTTTCGGGGGCTCcggtggctgagtggtctaagtagttactactgtgatcactagccagtcaacacagAGGTTGTTAGTTCCAGCCCCTCTTGTGAGGGTGCACTCGACgataatcttaattgactaggattgttagttttcctatcaaagatcgtggttttctccgggcactccgtcTTCCTCTACTGAAAAACTGACTGCCACAAAATAGCCTAAGTTgggtgcttaaaagtggtgttaaaacaccaacaatcaatcttaAATTTTCCATTGCAGTCAATTCAAAATCTGCCACTGTCAAGTTATTGTGTAAATGGCACAAAATACCTATTTTACAAAATGAATGCAAGTGACAATTGTTTTTATGTGAAAGGAATTTCAGTGTGATTTTAGATTACTTGATAGTTCGTGCATATACATAACTTGTTGCAGGGATAATTTTGAATATATGCAGTTAGTGGACAAAAAGCAAGTTTCCActaaaaaaatgtcctatcatttcaactaaaatcaatactattctgtgtcatttggtctcttgaggaatgttgtctcattgcctatcataccacatcttcttaattttatatttgatgtcACTTGAAAATGATTTCTAACgtaaaatctcaaaaatgaaGTGCTTGTGTACTTGAAAGAGAATGCATAGATATTTGATACCTGGAATATTTCCAGTTTACAAAGCAACATAATTGTTTAATGGTATTAACTGAATTACCTGACCCTGTAATGTTATGGTCACCAGCACCCCCCTGACCATTGTCTTCATCGTCACTTGAATCATTTGCCTGCGAGTCTTCAGTAGACTGTTCTGGTAGCTGTGGACTCGCTCCAGATACACTCTGGCCACCTGTGTAAAAAAGGAACTTTCTGTACTTCTGTAGGTTAATTAGTATAATGCTGTAGTATATCAATTTATGTTTTTTCAGAAGAGACAAAAGtttaataagaataaaaaatctgtgaaaaataaattggtttacagtattgAAAGGAAATTAAGGTTTGCATAGATCCTATTTAAGCTATTTAAGCTATATAAGTTTTTGTGGATATTCTACActcaaaaaacagaaaaaaagataatGATGACTAGAAATTATGAATGCAAACTAAAAAGAATCCAACAACTTGTGGATCGATTTGACCATTTGCAAGCCATCTCCCACAaaatatttttgcatttattCAAATCAGTTTATTCTATTACAATGTAGGTCAGTATATAAATAAACAGAATTATCatgctttcattttttttttcatacaatttttaaataaaaataaacaatattgacCACTTACCTTTTTTTTTGACTGGTGTACCACATTCTGGACAAAACTTCATATCTTTTGCCAGCTGTCGTTTGCAGGGATTTCCTTCTTCGTTCTTTCCTGCACAGATCAGTTCATCTAGTTTGAGCATGTTGTTTATGAACTCTCCATGCACATACAATCTAATACATCATATCCACAACGTAAACAAAATACACTTGGTTATCTGGTCTTAGACtgaatgaaaaaattataaaatcattgtaattattcaaaaataaataccaaatatattatataaatgtcaTAATATGACTTATTAAAATGTTACTTGTGCAGAGCAATAAGGAAGGTGTAACCaatgtgaattcatttattttcataggaaCATgcacaaattttcataaaaactgtattttttagaatatttgatttcatggattttcaataatttgtatTTGAACCTTTAAAACATTGTTACTACATTATTAACATTGCATAGAAAAATTTATAGTTACCGATACCCATGAAATCCATAataattactgtacagctattgTATTGGACAAATAataattactgtacagctattgTATTGGACAAATCataattactgtacagctattgTATTGGACAAATCataattactgtacagctattgTATTGGACAAATCATAATTACTGTACAGCTTTTGTATTGGACAAATAataattactgtacagctattgTATTGGACAAATCataattactgtacagctattgTATTGGACAAATCATAATTACTGTACAGCTTTTGTATTGGACAAATAataattactgtacagctattgTATTGGACAAATAataattactgtacagctattgTATTGGACAAATAataattactgtacagctattgtattggacaaaaaataattactgtacagctattgTATTGGACAAATAataattactgtacagctattgTATTGGACAAATAATAATTACTTTACAGCTATTGTATTGGACAAATAataattactgtacagctattgTATTGGACAAATAataattactgtacagctattgTATTGGACAAATAataattactgtacagctattgTATTGGACAAATAataattactgtacagctattgTATTGGACCAAGAATATATGATCAAATTCAAACATCTGAGTTTTGATAATAGACTGCTGAACAATCAGAAACATTGAAGATTATAGTGAAACATAAGTTAACCTTAATGTACAAAAAACATAATATGAATTAC
It contains:
- the LOC143053910 gene encoding uncharacterized protein LOC143053910 isoform X2; the protein is MLKLDELICAGKNEEGNPCKRQLAKDMKFCPECGTPVKKKGGQSVSGASPQLPEQSTEDSQANDSSDDEDNGQGGAGDHNITGSGSAVTLDQTQYARCRFVVDDVLTRIMREYMEQSALPPEIIERTIMKYKTFKDRLSQKEMSIIQTLPTEGFKHFEISLMYKIARNKRFSMLIPDKPTRDWGSDPQHNETTIGDNIERIRICRNKTSHKAYPSLQEKEFNNLFTTFIDIAKRAKEHLQTENFEDSILQYKTCSLDKDMEERLKKYIQQIKSLKKLLDTVLNNLHLKVYIDQLSQATVEDIRHKGTAEGVMKSTITVTGIENAQEKAELLNSRKSELATESILFNCADEGSLLIYVDITTTLFQNQNLLCSQIKHFMQLVFEVADLQCSTGECNAFLSLLEENYDTASEGDNSSFYEPCSSINNLVLHVEVKEEAMMTDELLSQNVHDFLGNVVTKMNGTPITQGEEITAIIGVEGTGENKIKVESSQQTDSFKEDKFDEDTKKNENA